In Nicotiana tabacum cultivar K326 chromosome 17, ASM71507v2, whole genome shotgun sequence, one DNA window encodes the following:
- the LOC107777286 gene encoding subtilisin-like protease SBT2.2 isoform X1, translating to MRVILKMKRSIWFSLLMGVLFLGIFVGCGWSQENADSATAAVYIVTLKKAPISHFYGELRVKNQHHSTNGRVTRLDIPSNISHIDRMNGSYVSQMHDSLLRRALRGEKYLKVCSYHYLINGFAVFVTPLQAFKLARRREVSNIVLEFSVRTATTHTPEFLGLPRGAWAQEGGYGTAGEGVVIGFIDTGIDPTHPSFSDNSPEQTYPVPEHFSGICEVTQDFPSGSCNRKLVGARHFAASAITRGIFNATKDYASPFDGDGHGTHTASIAAGNHGIPVIVAGHNFGNASGMAPHSHIAVYKALYKSFGGFAADVVAAIDQAAQDGVDIISLSITPNRRPPGLATFFNPIDMALLSAVKAGIFVVQAAGNTGPSPKSVASFSPWIFTVGASTHDRVYSNSIVLGNNITISGVGLASGTDGMYMLVSAIHALNDTAAKDMYVSECQDASKFNQTLVQGNLLLCSYSIRFVLGLSTIKQASETAENLSAAGVVFSMDPFVISFQLNPVPMRLPGIIIPSQDDSKILLQYYNSSLEEDETTKKIVKFGAVACISGGIKANFSLSAPKVMYYSARGPDPEDSSVDDADILKPNLVAPGNSVWAAWSSRGAESIEFQGESFAMMSGTSMAAPHIAGLAALIKQKFPTFSPAAIGSALSTTASLRNKYGGPILAQRAYANPDSNQSPATPFDMGSGFVNATAALDPGLILDTSYNDYMAFLCGINGSAPVLLNYTGESCGVSTMNGIDLNMPSITISKLNQSRKVQRTLSNIAGNETYIVGWSAPYGVSVKVTPKRFFVASGQQQVLNVFFNATMNNSTASFGRIGLLGNQGHVVNIPLSVIVKISYHSTNS from the exons ATGAGGGTTATACTCAAAATGAAGAGGTCTATTTGGTTCAGTTTATTAATGGGGGTGTTATTTTTGGGGATATTTGTGGGTTGTGGCTGGTCTCAAGAGAATGCTGATTCAGCTACTGCCGCAGTGTATATTGTGACTCTGAAAAAAGCTCCTATTTCTCATTTTTATGGAGAACTGAGGGTGAAGAATCAACACCACTCCACAAATGGTAGAGTTACCAGACTGGACATACCAAG CAATATTTCGCATATAGATCGAATGAATGGTTCCTACGTTTCTCAAATGCATGATTCTTTATTGAGGAGGGCATTAAGAGGAGAAAAGTATCTAAAAGTTTGCAGCTACCACTACTTGATCAATGGATTTGCTGTGTTTGTAACACCTCTGCAG GCTTTCAAGCTTGCAAGGAGGAGAGAAGTGTCAAACATTGTTTTGGAGTTCTCCGTCAGAACTGCTACTACACATACACCAGAGTTCCTAGGTCTACCTCGTGGGGCATGGGCTCAAGAAGGTGGATATGGAACTGCAGGGGAAGGCGTTGTGATTGGTTTCATTGACACTGGAATTGATCCTACACACCCCAGCTTCTCCGATAATTCACCTGAGCAAACATATCCTGTTCCCGAGCACTTTTCTGGCATTTGTGAGGTCACACAAGATTTTCCATCCGGATCTTGCAACAGGAAGCTTGTTGGTGCCCGTCATTTTGCAGCATCTGCTATAACCAGGGGTATATTTAATGCAACTAAGGACTATGCTTCTCCTTTTGATGGTGATGGTCATGGAAC GCATACAGCTTCTATTGCAGCAGGGAACCATGGGATCCCCGTTATTGTAGCTGGACATAACTTTGGAAATGCTAGTGGAATGGCTCCTCATTCACA CATTGCAGTTTACAAGGCATTATACAAGAGTTTCGGTGGCTTTGCTGCAGATGTCGTTGCTGCCATAGACCAG GCAGCCCAGGATGGCGTGGACATAATCAGTTTATCTATCACTCCAAACAGGCGTCCTCCTGGTTTGGCGACTTTCTTTAATCCGATAGACATGGCATTGCTGTCAGCAGTAAAAGCAGGCATTTTTGTAGTACAAGCAGCTGGCAATACTGGACCATCACCTAAGAGTGTTGCTTCCTTCAGCCCATGGATCTTCACTGTCGGTGCTTCAACCCATGACAGGGTTTACAGTAACTCTATAGTGCTGGGCAACAACATCACCATATCTGGAGTTGGACTTGCGT CTGGAACAGATGGCATGTACATGCTGGTTTCTGCAATTCATGCTTTGAATGATACAGCTGCTAAAGATATGTATGTCAGTGAATGCCAAGATGCCAGTAAGTTCAATCAAACTCTCGTTCAAGGGAATCTCTTACTTTGCAGCTACTCCATCCGGTTTGTGCTTGGGCTTTCCACCATTAAACAGGCCTCGGAAACTGCTGAGAACCTTAGTGCAGCTGGAGTTGTATTTTCCATGGATCCTTTTGTTATCAGTTTTCAACTTAATCCGGTTCCAATGAGATTACCTGGAATTATAATTCCTTCCCAAGATGATTCTAAG ATTTTACTTCAGTACTACAATTCTTCACTGGAGGAAGATGAAACTACAAAGAAAATTGTTAAGTTTGGGGCAGTAGCCTGCATTTCAGGGGGAATAAAAGCTAATTTCAGCTTATCTGCTCCGAAGGTTATGTACTATTCTGCAAGGGGGCCAGATCCAGAAGACAGTTCTGTGGATGATGCAGACATATTGAAACCCAACCTAGTTGCTCCAGGAAATTCTGTATGGGCTGCTTGGAGTTCCCGTGGTGCTGAATCGATTGAATTTCAAG GTGAAAGCTTTGCAATGATGTCCGGTACAAGCATGGCTGCGCCTCATATTGCTGGTTTAGCAGCCTTGATTAAGCAAAAATTCCCCACCTTTAGTCCTGCTGCAATTGGATCTGCCCTTTCTACAACAGCCTCTCTCCGTAATAAATATGGGGGCCCAATATTAGCCCAGCGTGCATATGCTAACCCAGATTCAAACCAGTCTCCTGCAACACCTTTTGACATGGGAAGTGGATTCGTGAATGCTACTGCAGCACTGGATCCAGGCCTTATTCTTGATACAA GTTATAACGACTACATGGCGTTCCTCTGTGGCATAAATGGATCAGCTCCTGTGCTTCTGAACTACACTGGTGAGAGCTGTGGTGTCTCTACTATGAATGGAATTGACCTGAACATGCCTTCAATCACAATATCAAAGCTGAACCAATCAAGAAAAGTTCAAAGAACATTGAGCAACATAGCTGGCAATGAAACATATATCGTCGGTTGGAGTGCACCTTATGGAGTTTCTGTTAAGGTTACCCCAAAGCGATTTTTTGTTGCAAGTGGACAGCAGCAGGTCTTGAATGTGTTCTTCAATGCTACCATGAACAATAGTacagcaagctttggaagaatTGGATTATTGGGAAATCAAGGTCATGTTGTAAACATTCCTTTGTCAGTCATAGTAAAAATCTCATACCACTCAACTAACAGCTGA
- the LOC107777286 gene encoding subtilisin-like protease SBT2.2 isoform X2 has translation MNGSYVSQMHDSLLRRALRGEKYLKVCSYHYLINGFAVFVTPLQAFKLARRREVSNIVLEFSVRTATTHTPEFLGLPRGAWAQEGGYGTAGEGVVIGFIDTGIDPTHPSFSDNSPEQTYPVPEHFSGICEVTQDFPSGSCNRKLVGARHFAASAITRGIFNATKDYASPFDGDGHGTHTASIAAGNHGIPVIVAGHNFGNASGMAPHSHIAVYKALYKSFGGFAADVVAAIDQAAQDGVDIISLSITPNRRPPGLATFFNPIDMALLSAVKAGIFVVQAAGNTGPSPKSVASFSPWIFTVGASTHDRVYSNSIVLGNNITISGVGLASGTDGMYMLVSAIHALNDTAAKDMYVSECQDASKFNQTLVQGNLLLCSYSIRFVLGLSTIKQASETAENLSAAGVVFSMDPFVISFQLNPVPMRLPGIIIPSQDDSKILLQYYNSSLEEDETTKKIVKFGAVACISGGIKANFSLSAPKVMYYSARGPDPEDSSVDDADILKPNLVAPGNSVWAAWSSRGAESIEFQGESFAMMSGTSMAAPHIAGLAALIKQKFPTFSPAAIGSALSTTASLRNKYGGPILAQRAYANPDSNQSPATPFDMGSGFVNATAALDPGLILDTSYNDYMAFLCGINGSAPVLLNYTGESCGVSTMNGIDLNMPSITISKLNQSRKVQRTLSNIAGNETYIVGWSAPYGVSVKVTPKRFFVASGQQQVLNVFFNATMNNSTASFGRIGLLGNQGHVVNIPLSVIVKISYHSTNS, from the exons ATGAATGGTTCCTACGTTTCTCAAATGCATGATTCTTTATTGAGGAGGGCATTAAGAGGAGAAAAGTATCTAAAAGTTTGCAGCTACCACTACTTGATCAATGGATTTGCTGTGTTTGTAACACCTCTGCAG GCTTTCAAGCTTGCAAGGAGGAGAGAAGTGTCAAACATTGTTTTGGAGTTCTCCGTCAGAACTGCTACTACACATACACCAGAGTTCCTAGGTCTACCTCGTGGGGCATGGGCTCAAGAAGGTGGATATGGAACTGCAGGGGAAGGCGTTGTGATTGGTTTCATTGACACTGGAATTGATCCTACACACCCCAGCTTCTCCGATAATTCACCTGAGCAAACATATCCTGTTCCCGAGCACTTTTCTGGCATTTGTGAGGTCACACAAGATTTTCCATCCGGATCTTGCAACAGGAAGCTTGTTGGTGCCCGTCATTTTGCAGCATCTGCTATAACCAGGGGTATATTTAATGCAACTAAGGACTATGCTTCTCCTTTTGATGGTGATGGTCATGGAAC GCATACAGCTTCTATTGCAGCAGGGAACCATGGGATCCCCGTTATTGTAGCTGGACATAACTTTGGAAATGCTAGTGGAATGGCTCCTCATTCACA CATTGCAGTTTACAAGGCATTATACAAGAGTTTCGGTGGCTTTGCTGCAGATGTCGTTGCTGCCATAGACCAG GCAGCCCAGGATGGCGTGGACATAATCAGTTTATCTATCACTCCAAACAGGCGTCCTCCTGGTTTGGCGACTTTCTTTAATCCGATAGACATGGCATTGCTGTCAGCAGTAAAAGCAGGCATTTTTGTAGTACAAGCAGCTGGCAATACTGGACCATCACCTAAGAGTGTTGCTTCCTTCAGCCCATGGATCTTCACTGTCGGTGCTTCAACCCATGACAGGGTTTACAGTAACTCTATAGTGCTGGGCAACAACATCACCATATCTGGAGTTGGACTTGCGT CTGGAACAGATGGCATGTACATGCTGGTTTCTGCAATTCATGCTTTGAATGATACAGCTGCTAAAGATATGTATGTCAGTGAATGCCAAGATGCCAGTAAGTTCAATCAAACTCTCGTTCAAGGGAATCTCTTACTTTGCAGCTACTCCATCCGGTTTGTGCTTGGGCTTTCCACCATTAAACAGGCCTCGGAAACTGCTGAGAACCTTAGTGCAGCTGGAGTTGTATTTTCCATGGATCCTTTTGTTATCAGTTTTCAACTTAATCCGGTTCCAATGAGATTACCTGGAATTATAATTCCTTCCCAAGATGATTCTAAG ATTTTACTTCAGTACTACAATTCTTCACTGGAGGAAGATGAAACTACAAAGAAAATTGTTAAGTTTGGGGCAGTAGCCTGCATTTCAGGGGGAATAAAAGCTAATTTCAGCTTATCTGCTCCGAAGGTTATGTACTATTCTGCAAGGGGGCCAGATCCAGAAGACAGTTCTGTGGATGATGCAGACATATTGAAACCCAACCTAGTTGCTCCAGGAAATTCTGTATGGGCTGCTTGGAGTTCCCGTGGTGCTGAATCGATTGAATTTCAAG GTGAAAGCTTTGCAATGATGTCCGGTACAAGCATGGCTGCGCCTCATATTGCTGGTTTAGCAGCCTTGATTAAGCAAAAATTCCCCACCTTTAGTCCTGCTGCAATTGGATCTGCCCTTTCTACAACAGCCTCTCTCCGTAATAAATATGGGGGCCCAATATTAGCCCAGCGTGCATATGCTAACCCAGATTCAAACCAGTCTCCTGCAACACCTTTTGACATGGGAAGTGGATTCGTGAATGCTACTGCAGCACTGGATCCAGGCCTTATTCTTGATACAA GTTATAACGACTACATGGCGTTCCTCTGTGGCATAAATGGATCAGCTCCTGTGCTTCTGAACTACACTGGTGAGAGCTGTGGTGTCTCTACTATGAATGGAATTGACCTGAACATGCCTTCAATCACAATATCAAAGCTGAACCAATCAAGAAAAGTTCAAAGAACATTGAGCAACATAGCTGGCAATGAAACATATATCGTCGGTTGGAGTGCACCTTATGGAGTTTCTGTTAAGGTTACCCCAAAGCGATTTTTTGTTGCAAGTGGACAGCAGCAGGTCTTGAATGTGTTCTTCAATGCTACCATGAACAATAGTacagcaagctttggaagaatTGGATTATTGGGAAATCAAGGTCATGTTGTAAACATTCCTTTGTCAGTCATAGTAAAAATCTCATACCACTCAACTAACAGCTGA